Proteins found in one Triticum aestivum cultivar Chinese Spring chromosome 4D, IWGSC CS RefSeq v2.1, whole genome shotgun sequence genomic segment:
- the LOC123099972 gene encoding uncharacterized protein, which translates to MATTTPKAMRRASIRGRAWRLLRLAALRARKGIVVHGLGLLKTLGCSRRGDRLRYGEREFSIDETPAFRFRAPSARVLRFIPCIAPAVPDTPDDYSGDRYFFCDPRERDAGSVGEGHGAGPSEYGVENLDDCAEEQLLQRAVMGASCANFGAAEQEDGEDAGVDVKAEEFIANFYSQMRMQRQISWLQYNEMMHRSIC; encoded by the coding sequence ATGGCGACGACGACGCCTAAGGCGATGAGGAGGGCGTCGATCCGAGGGCGGGCGTGGCGCCTGCTGCGGCTGGCGGCGCTCCGGGCGCGGAAGGGAATCGTCGTGCACGGCCTCGGCCTGCTCAAGACCCTGGGGTGCAGCAGGCGCGGCGACCGGCTGCGCTACGGTGAGCGCGAGTTCTCCATCGACGAGACTCCAGCGTTCCGGTTCCGCGCCCCCTCCGCGCGCGTGCTCCGCTTCATTCCCTGCATCGCCCCCGCCGTCCCGGACACCCCCGACGACTACAGTGGTGACCGCTACTTCTTCTGTGACCCGCGCGAGAGGGACGCGGGCAGCGTCGGGGAAGGCCACGGTGCCGGGCCGAGCGAGTACGGCGTCGAGAACCTCGACGATTGCGCGGAGGAGCAGCTGCTCCAGCGGGCGGTGATGGGAGCGAGCTGCGCGAACTTCGGCGCCGCGGAACAAGAGGACGGCGAGGACGCCGGGGTGGACGTGAAGGCGGAGgagttcatcgccaacttctactCGCAGATGAGGATGCAGCGGCAGATCTCCTGGCTGCAGTACAACGAGATGATGCATAGGAGCATCTGCTAG